The Immundisolibacter cernigliae genome has a window encoding:
- a CDS encoding 4Fe4S-binding leucine-rich repeat protein: protein MTTTESDIDALDFHGQALPCAACRHRDWLAEGACRPGQACVHDRYARRIDRFFSWHPELAADYLEHPYFEARAVAAKYAPVFRLLPLLDDPDETVRWSAAARLPQRHLLRLRDDPHREVRIRVAHRLQGSELESMRHDTDYYVRLVVARRLPEHRLGLLLNDPEPQVRRELARRLDSSRLICLAADEDAEVRLEVARRLPPHLLVWLCGDADWRVRYAVTERIAPKQLAALLADPDPEVHALAHERLAQCREPPFPTDHQGEQHG, encoded by the coding sequence ATGACGACGACTGAGTCCGACATCGACGCACTCGATTTTCACGGCCAGGCGCTGCCCTGCGCCGCCTGCCGGCACCGGGACTGGCTGGCCGAGGGCGCCTGCCGGCCGGGCCAGGCCTGCGTGCACGACCGCTACGCGCGGCGCATCGACCGCTTCTTCAGCTGGCACCCGGAACTGGCCGCGGACTACCTGGAGCACCCGTATTTCGAGGCGCGCGCCGTGGCCGCCAAGTACGCGCCGGTGTTTCGTCTGCTGCCGCTGTTGGATGATCCGGACGAGACCGTGCGCTGGAGCGCCGCCGCCCGCTTGCCGCAACGCCACCTGCTGCGCCTGCGGGACGATCCGCACCGCGAGGTGCGGATCCGCGTCGCCCACCGCCTGCAGGGCAGTGAGCTCGAATCCATGCGCCACGACACGGACTACTACGTGCGCCTGGTGGTCGCCAGACGCCTGCCGGAGCATCGCCTGGGCCTGCTGCTGAACGACCCGGAACCGCAGGTGCGGCGCGAACTGGCGCGGCGGCTGGATTCGTCACGGCTGATCTGCCTGGCCGCCGACGAGGATGCCGAGGTCCGCCTTGAAGTGGCGCGCCGCCTGCCGCCGCACCTGCTGGTGTGGCTATGCGGCGATGCCGACTGGCGCGTGCGCTACGCCGTGACCGAGCGTATCGCGCCCAAGCAGCTCGCGGCGCTGCTCGCAGACCCCGACCCGGAGGTGCACGCGTTGGCGCACGAGCGCCTCGCGCAATGCCGGGAGCCGCCTTTCCCCACCGACCATCAGGGTGAACAGCATGGGTGA
- a CDS encoding DUF6129 family protein: MESVDLEALDALLAAAGGQDGAALRARFPRLTVTRCDAADLAESPYRSYPGFDLHLVDGAGHCWQITADPAQATGIVLARRAP; encoded by the coding sequence ATGGAAAGCGTCGACCTCGAAGCCCTGGATGCCCTGCTGGCCGCCGCCGGTGGCCAGGACGGCGCGGCGCTGCGCGCGCGCTTTCCGCGTCTGACGGTCACCCGCTGCGACGCCGCCGACCTGGCCGAGTCGCCCTACCGCAGCTACCCCGGTTTCGATCTGCACCTGGTCGACGGCGCCGGCCATTGCTGGCAGATCACCGCCGACCCGGCGCAGGCCACCGGCATCGTCCTGGCGAGGCGCGCACCGTGA
- a CDS encoding nitrogen fixation protein NifZ: MTPGEPARFSWGQRVRALVDLHNDGSYPDVPQDALLAPAGSTGEVVQVGVEVESGVSVYLIEFGPGRVVGCLEQELDAA; this comes from the coding sequence ATGACGCCCGGCGAACCGGCCAGATTCTCCTGGGGCCAGCGGGTGCGGGCGCTGGTCGACCTGCACAACGACGGCTCCTACCCCGACGTCCCGCAAGACGCCTTGCTCGCCCCGGCCGGCAGCACCGGCGAGGTGGTGCAGGTCGGGGTCGAGGTCGAGTCCGGCGTGTCGGTATACCTGATCGAGTTCGGCCCCGGGCGGGTGGTCGGCTGCCTGGAACAGGAACTGGACGCGGCCTGA
- the erpA gene encoding iron-sulfur cluster insertion protein ErpA, which translates to MNDLASPLLFTSAAADKVRTLLDEEGNPALKLRVFVSGGGCSGFQYGFSFDELAADDDTAVERDGVTLLVDAMSFQYLSGAEIDYQEDLSGARFVIKNPNAARTCGCGSSFTV; encoded by the coding sequence ATGAACGACCTTGCATCACCCCTGTTGTTCACGTCCGCCGCCGCCGACAAGGTGCGCACGCTGCTGGATGAGGAAGGCAATCCGGCGCTGAAGCTGCGCGTGTTCGTGTCCGGCGGCGGCTGCTCGGGCTTCCAGTACGGATTCTCGTTCGACGAGCTGGCGGCCGACGACGACACCGCGGTCGAGCGCGACGGCGTCACCCTGCTGGTGGACGCGATGAGCTTCCAGTACCTGTCCGGCGCCGAAATCGACTACCAGGAAGACCTGTCCGGCGCCCGCTTCGTCATCAAGAATCCGAACGCCGCCAGAACCTGCGGCTGCGGCAGTTCCTTCACCGTCTAG
- the nifA gene encoding nif-specific transcriptional activator NifA encodes MSTAALVDSPRQQGTELLAIYEISKILSSSLDLKRTLRGVLNLLASYMRMQRGTVSLLDAGDELRAIGAADLSEEAVLRAHYRIGEGITGRILQTGSPCVVPDIAQEPLFLNRTGARDLAAGQVIAFIGVPIKVGRDTVGVLTVDRDVTDEAANFERDVRFLTMVANLIGQTARLHSNVAAERAELLQEKSRLQKELHAKYRLDNVIGASKGMQEVFAEVHQVAAGRATVLLRGESGTGKEVIARAIHFLSPRKEGPFVRVNCAALSENLLESELFGHEKGAFTGAHADRKGRFELADGGTLFLDEIGEVSPGFQTKLLRVLQEREFERVGGSRPIKVDVRLICATNRNLEEAVGKGTFREDLYFRINVVTVFMPPLRERREDIPPLVEHFLSRYNEESHRAITLSPEALQIMLECNWPGNVRELENCVERCATMTRGDTIRATDMPCQHGKCFSLVLQGYTTTQRESVVLPVARARLPSPVTAPGAAAAPATASGDAPPDDEHERLVWAMQQCGWVQAKAARLLGITPRQIGYALRKYNVQVRRF; translated from the coding sequence ATGTCCACAGCGGCGCTGGTCGACAGCCCCAGACAGCAGGGCACCGAACTGCTCGCGATCTACGAAATCAGCAAGATCCTGAGTTCGTCCCTGGACCTGAAGCGCACGCTGCGCGGCGTGCTGAACCTGCTGGCCTCCTACATGCGGATGCAGCGTGGCACGGTGAGCCTGCTCGACGCCGGCGACGAGCTGCGCGCCATCGGCGCCGCCGACCTGTCCGAAGAGGCGGTGCTGCGCGCGCACTACCGCATCGGCGAGGGCATCACCGGGCGCATCCTGCAAACCGGCTCGCCGTGCGTGGTGCCGGACATCGCCCAGGAACCGCTGTTCCTGAACCGCACCGGCGCCCGCGACCTGGCCGCCGGGCAGGTGATCGCCTTCATCGGCGTGCCGATCAAGGTCGGCCGCGACACGGTCGGCGTGCTCACGGTCGACCGCGACGTGACCGACGAGGCCGCCAATTTCGAGCGCGACGTGCGCTTCCTGACCATGGTGGCGAACCTGATCGGCCAGACCGCGCGCCTGCACAGCAACGTGGCCGCCGAGCGGGCCGAGCTGCTGCAGGAGAAAAGCCGCCTGCAGAAGGAACTGCACGCCAAGTACCGGCTCGACAACGTCATCGGCGCCAGCAAGGGCATGCAGGAAGTGTTCGCCGAGGTGCACCAGGTGGCGGCCGGGCGGGCCACTGTGCTGCTGCGCGGAGAGTCCGGCACCGGCAAGGAAGTGATCGCCCGCGCCATTCATTTCCTGAGCCCGCGCAAGGAAGGGCCGTTCGTGCGCGTCAACTGCGCCGCGCTGTCCGAGAACCTGCTCGAGTCGGAACTGTTCGGCCACGAGAAGGGCGCCTTCACCGGCGCCCATGCCGACCGCAAGGGCCGCTTCGAGCTGGCCGACGGCGGCACGCTGTTCCTGGACGAAATCGGCGAGGTGTCGCCGGGCTTCCAGACCAAGCTGCTGCGCGTGCTCCAGGAGCGCGAGTTCGAGCGCGTCGGCGGCAGCCGGCCGATCAAGGTCGACGTGCGCCTGATCTGCGCCACCAACCGCAACCTGGAAGAAGCCGTCGGCAAGGGCACCTTTCGCGAGGACCTGTACTTCCGCATCAACGTGGTGACGGTGTTCATGCCGCCGCTGCGCGAGCGGCGCGAGGACATCCCGCCGCTGGTCGAGCACTTCCTGTCCCGCTACAACGAGGAAAGCCACCGCGCCATCACGCTCAGCCCCGAGGCGCTGCAGATCATGCTGGAGTGCAACTGGCCGGGTAACGTGCGGGAACTGGAAAACTGCGTCGAGCGCTGCGCCACCATGACCCGCGGCGACACGATCCGCGCCACCGACATGCCCTGCCAGCACGGCAAGTGCTTCTCGCTGGTGCTGCAGGGCTACACCACCACCCAGCGGGAGTCGGTGGTATTGCCGGTCGCGCGCGCGCGCCTGCCCAGTCCTGTTACAGCTCCTGGCGCAGCGGCGGCCCCGGCCACCGCATCCGGCGACGCGCCACCCGACGACGAACACGAGCGCCTGGTCTGGGCCATGCAGCAATGCGGCTGGGTGCAGGCCAAGGCGGCCCGCCTGCTCGGCATCACGCCGCGCCAGATCGGCTACGCACTGCGCAAATACAACGTGCAGGTGCGACGCTTCTGA
- the iscA gene encoding iron-sulfur cluster assembly protein IscA gives MAVTLTEAAARHVSKALANRGRGVGLRLGVRTSGCSGLSYVLEFADQASPDDLSFHSGGVTVLVDPGSLIHVDGTQLDFVREGLNEGFKFNNPNARGECGCGESFSA, from the coding sequence ATGGCCGTCACCCTCACCGAAGCCGCCGCCCGCCACGTCAGCAAGGCCCTGGCCAACCGCGGCCGCGGCGTCGGCCTGCGTCTTGGCGTGCGCACCAGTGGCTGCTCGGGCCTGTCCTACGTGCTCGAATTCGCCGACCAGGCCAGTCCGGACGACCTCAGCTTCCACAGCGGCGGCGTGACCGTACTGGTGGACCCCGGCAGCCTGATCCATGTCGACGGCACGCAGCTGGACTTCGTGCGCGAGGGCTTGAACGAAGGCTTCAAGTTCAACAATCCCAACGCCCGCGGCGAGTGCGGCTGCGGCGAGAGCTTCAGCGCCTGA
- the nifT gene encoding putative nitrogen fixation protein NifT, producing the protein MKVMIRKDAAGSLSAYVPKKDLEEPIVAMEKAQMWGGQVTLANGWRLELPDLAADTRLPVTVEARRLEDA; encoded by the coding sequence ATGAAAGTGATGATCCGCAAAGACGCCGCCGGCAGTTTGAGCGCCTACGTGCCCAAGAAGGACCTGGAAGAGCCCATCGTGGCGATGGAAAAAGCGCAGATGTGGGGCGGCCAGGTGACGCTCGCCAACGGCTGGCGGCTGGAGCTGCCGGACCTGGCGGCCGACACGCGCCTGCCGGTGACGGTGGAAGCCCGCCGGCTGGAAGACGCCTGA
- a CDS encoding nitrogen fixation protein NifZ — MGDIARDSDTNELVGPPRFNYGDKVRSRKTVRNDGTFTGREIGDVLVKKGDVGYVTSIGTFLQQFYIYGVDFVSHGYRVGMKTRELEAVEPALEAVQAEADTQAQP, encoded by the coding sequence ATGGGTGACATTGCCCGCGATTCGGACACCAACGAACTGGTGGGTCCGCCGCGTTTCAACTACGGCGACAAGGTGCGCAGCCGCAAGACGGTGCGCAACGACGGCACCTTCACCGGCCGGGAAATCGGCGACGTGCTGGTCAAGAAGGGCGACGTCGGCTACGTCACCAGCATCGGCACCTTCCTGCAGCAGTTCTACATCTACGGCGTCGATTTCGTGTCGCACGGCTACCGCGTGGGCATGAAAACCCGCGAACTGGAAGCGGTCGAGCCAGCGCTGGAGGCTGTGCAGGCCGAGGCCGATACGCAGGCCCAACCATGA
- the nifB gene encoding nitrogenase cofactor biosynthesis protein NifB, whose translation MHAETNHPNIQPLLPLDALLQKAAEHKGCGTSSEGGKASCGSSGGPDNMTPEVWEKVKNHPCYSEEAHHHYARMHVAVAPACNIQCNYCNRKYDCANESRPGVVSEKLTPEQAAKKVLAVASTIPQMTVLGIAGPGDPLANPDKTFKTFELIAKTAPDIKLCLSTNGLALPDHVDTIQSFNVDHVTITINMVDPEVGQHIYPWIYYQKKRWTGIDAARILTERQMQGLEMLTARGILCKVNSVMIPGINDKHLVEVNRAVKSRGAFLHNIMPLISAPEHGTVFGLNGQRGPTAQELKALQDSCEGEMNMMRHCRQCRADAVGLLGEDRSAEFTTDKIDAMEVVYDATTRREYQQVVEQERQATVAAKKAEQEQLSQLADAEGISMLIAVATKGHGKVNEHFGHATEFQIYEVNAKGAKFVGHRRVDLYCQGGYGEEDSLVTVIRAINDCHAVFVAKIGGCPKDDLKKAGIDPVDKYAHQYIEQSAIAYFMDYVGRVQAGEITHQARGDADIRQGAFIAA comes from the coding sequence ATGCACGCTGAAACGAATCATCCGAACATCCAGCCACTGCTGCCGCTGGACGCGCTGCTGCAGAAGGCTGCCGAGCACAAGGGCTGCGGCACCTCCAGCGAGGGCGGCAAGGCGAGCTGCGGCTCGTCCGGCGGCCCGGACAACATGACCCCGGAGGTCTGGGAGAAGGTCAAGAACCATCCCTGCTATTCCGAGGAAGCCCATCACCACTACGCCCGCATGCACGTGGCGGTGGCGCCGGCCTGCAACATCCAGTGCAACTACTGCAACCGCAAGTACGACTGCGCCAATGAATCCCGCCCCGGCGTGGTCAGCGAGAAGCTGACCCCCGAGCAGGCCGCCAAGAAGGTGCTGGCGGTGGCCTCGACCATTCCGCAGATGACGGTGCTCGGCATCGCCGGCCCCGGCGATCCGCTGGCCAATCCGGACAAGACCTTCAAGACCTTCGAGCTGATCGCCAAGACCGCGCCGGACATCAAGCTGTGCCTGTCGACCAATGGCCTGGCGCTGCCGGATCACGTCGACACCATCCAGTCGTTCAACGTCGACCACGTCACCATCACCATCAACATGGTGGACCCGGAGGTCGGCCAGCACATCTACCCGTGGATCTACTACCAGAAAAAGCGCTGGACCGGCATCGACGCGGCGCGGATTCTGACCGAGCGGCAGATGCAGGGCCTGGAGATGCTCACCGCGCGCGGCATCCTGTGCAAGGTCAACTCGGTGATGATCCCGGGCATCAACGACAAGCACCTGGTCGAGGTGAACCGGGCGGTCAAGTCCCGCGGCGCCTTCCTGCACAACATCATGCCGCTGATCTCGGCGCCGGAGCACGGCACCGTGTTCGGCCTGAACGGCCAGCGCGGCCCGACCGCGCAGGAACTGAAGGCCCTGCAGGATTCCTGCGAGGGCGAGATGAACATGATGCGCCACTGCCGCCAGTGCCGCGCCGACGCGGTCGGCCTGCTGGGCGAGGATCGCAGCGCCGAGTTCACCACCGACAAGATCGACGCGATGGAAGTCGTCTACGACGCCACCACCCGCCGCGAGTACCAGCAGGTGGTCGAGCAGGAGCGCCAGGCGACCGTGGCGGCCAAGAAGGCCGAGCAGGAGCAGCTTTCGCAACTGGCGGACGCCGAAGGCATCTCGATGCTGATCGCGGTGGCCACCAAGGGCCACGGCAAGGTCAACGAACACTTCGGCCACGCCACCGAGTTCCAGATCTACGAAGTCAACGCCAAGGGCGCCAAGTTCGTCGGCCACCGCCGGGTGGACCTGTACTGCCAGGGCGGCTACGGCGAGGAAGACTCGCTGGTGACCGTCATCCGCGCCATCAACGACTGCCATGCCGTGTTCGTGGCCAAGATCGGCGGCTGCCCGAAAGACGACCTGAAAAAGGCCGGCATCGACCCGGTGGACAAGTACGCCCACCAGTACATCGAGCAGTCGGCCATCGCCTACTTCATGGACTACGTCGGCAGGGTTCAGGCCGGCGAGATCACCCACCAGGCCCGTGGCGATGCCGACATCCGCCAGGGTGCCTTCATCGCTGCCTGA
- a CDS encoding HesB/IscA family protein, whose amino-acid sequence MDITLTPAAQKFMRRMVRFGGDGVTGFRLLVSPGGCSGLASEFTVEVAPPAGDVALEMDGFKLFLPAQSRLLLQGATVDFADTPTESGLTFRNVAGAGSCSSTASAPTAPALATVDVASIGRQRRS is encoded by the coding sequence GTGGATATCACCCTGACCCCGGCGGCGCAGAAGTTCATGCGTCGCATGGTGCGCTTCGGCGGCGACGGCGTGACCGGCTTTCGGCTGCTGGTGAGCCCGGGCGGCTGCTCGGGCCTGGCCAGCGAGTTCACCGTCGAGGTGGCGCCGCCGGCCGGCGATGTGGCCCTGGAGATGGACGGCTTCAAGCTGTTCCTGCCGGCCCAGAGCCGCCTGCTGCTGCAGGGCGCGACGGTGGATTTTGCCGACACGCCGACCGAGTCGGGCCTGACCTTTCGCAACGTCGCCGGTGCCGGCAGCTGCAGCAGCACGGCCAGTGCGCCCACCGCGCCGGCCCTGGCCACGGTCGACGTGGCCAGCATCGGCCGCCAGCGCCGCTCGTAG
- the iscU gene encoding Fe-S cluster assembly scaffold IscU: MAYSDRVLDHYENPRNVGSLDVADPQVGTGMVGAPACGDVMRLQIRVGADGVIEDARFKTYGCGSAIASSSLVTEWLKGRTLDQALEIQNTAIAEELALPPVKLHCSVLAEDAIRAAIDDLRQKQGAPA, from the coding sequence ATGGCGTACAGCGATCGCGTGCTCGACCACTACGAAAACCCGCGCAACGTCGGCAGCCTGGACGTGGCCGATCCACAGGTCGGCACCGGCATGGTCGGCGCGCCGGCCTGCGGCGATGTGATGCGCCTGCAAATCCGCGTCGGCGCGGACGGCGTCATCGAGGACGCCCGCTTCAAGACCTACGGCTGCGGCAGCGCCATTGCGTCCAGCTCACTGGTCACCGAGTGGCTCAAGGGCCGCACGCTCGACCAGGCGCTCGAAATCCAGAACACCGCCATCGCCGAGGAACTGGCGCTGCCGCCGGTGAAGCTGCATTGCTCGGTGCTGGCCGAGGATGCGATCCGCGCCGCCATCGACGACCTGCGCCAGAAACAGGGCGCCCCTGCCTGA
- a CDS encoding IscS subfamily cysteine desulfurase, translating into MLELPVYLDYAATTPVDPRVVARMLPYLEQHFGNPASRSHRIGWVAEEAVVEARAEVAALVGCEPREIVWTSGATESDNLAIKGAAQFYQDRGRHLVTVTTEHKAVLDSMRALERQGFEVTYLSPDANGLLDPDRFAAALRPDTVLASVMLVNNEIGVVQDIATLGALCRERGVLFHVDAAQATGKVAIDLSTLPVDLMAFSAHKTYGPKGIGALYVRRQPRVRLEAQMHGGGHERGMRSGTLPTHQIVGMGEAFRLARLEMADDNARIAALHQRLKDGLMALDEVHLNGDAVQRVPHNLNLSFAFVEGESLMMAIKDIAVSSGSACTSASLEPSYVLRALGLPDELAHSSIRFSLGRFTTEAEVDFAISELASQVGRLRELSPLWDMHQQGVDLASVEWATH; encoded by the coding sequence ATGCTCGAACTTCCGGTTTATCTGGACTACGCCGCCACCACACCGGTCGACCCGCGGGTGGTGGCCCGGATGCTGCCCTATCTTGAACAGCATTTCGGCAACCCGGCCAGCCGCTCGCACCGTATTGGGTGGGTGGCCGAGGAAGCCGTGGTCGAGGCGCGCGCCGAAGTGGCGGCGCTGGTCGGCTGCGAGCCGCGCGAGATCGTCTGGACCTCCGGCGCCACCGAGTCCGACAACCTGGCCATCAAGGGCGCCGCGCAGTTCTATCAGGACCGCGGCCGGCACCTGGTGACGGTGACCACCGAGCACAAGGCGGTGCTCGACAGCATGCGGGCGCTCGAGCGCCAGGGCTTCGAGGTGACGTACCTGTCGCCGGACGCCAACGGCCTGCTGGACCCGGACCGCTTCGCCGCCGCGCTGCGCCCGGACACCGTGCTGGCGTCGGTGATGCTGGTCAACAACGAGATCGGCGTGGTGCAGGACATCGCTACGCTGGGCGCGCTGTGCCGCGAGCGGGGCGTGCTGTTTCATGTCGACGCGGCGCAGGCCACCGGCAAGGTGGCGATCGATCTGTCCACCCTGCCGGTCGACCTGATGGCGTTTTCCGCCCACAAGACCTATGGCCCCAAGGGCATCGGCGCGCTGTACGTGCGCCGCCAGCCGCGCGTTCGCCTGGAAGCGCAGATGCACGGCGGCGGCCACGAACGGGGCATGCGCTCCGGCACGCTGCCGACACACCAGATCGTCGGCATGGGCGAGGCCTTCCGCCTGGCGCGCCTTGAAATGGCCGACGACAACGCCCGCATCGCGGCCCTGCACCAGCGTCTGAAAGACGGCCTGATGGCCCTCGACGAAGTACACCTGAACGGCGACGCCGTGCAGCGGGTGCCGCACAACCTGAACCTCTCGTTCGCCTTCGTGGAGGGCGAGTCGCTGATGATGGCCATCAAGGACATCGCCGTGTCCAGCGGCTCGGCCTGCACCTCGGCCAGTCTCGAACCGTCCTACGTGCTGCGCGCGCTGGGACTGCCGGACGAGCTGGCGCACAGCTCGATCCGCTTCAGCCTGGGCCGCTTCACGACCGAAGCCGAAGTCGATTTCGCCATCAGTGAACTGGCCAGCCAGGTCGGTCGCCTGCGCGAGCTGTCGCCACTGTGGGACATGCACCAGCAGGGCGTCGACCTGGCCAGCGTCGAGTGGGCCACGCATTGA
- the hscB gene encoding Fe-S protein assembly co-chaperone HscB yields MSAAVDFYALLGLPQRFALDREQLDAAYRERARHAHPDRHVQGAAAAQEQALSAATAINEAYRILKDPARRAAHLLALRGVDASQARPSPALLMQQMTWHETLDSARDRGDSEALQRLGAELRAQLHACEARLAAALDAVSPDTASACLLEFGFLRRLLDAVVEADEEVHV; encoded by the coding sequence ATGAGCGCCGCCGTCGATTTCTATGCCCTGCTCGGCCTGCCGCAACGCTTTGCGCTGGACCGCGAGCAGCTCGACGCCGCCTACCGCGAGCGCGCCCGGCACGCCCACCCGGACCGCCATGTGCAGGGCGCCGCCGCCGCGCAGGAGCAGGCGCTCAGTGCCGCCACGGCCATCAACGAGGCCTATCGCATCCTCAAGGACCCCGCGCGGCGCGCTGCCCACCTGCTTGCGCTGCGTGGCGTGGACGCCAGCCAGGCGCGCCCGTCACCGGCCCTGCTGATGCAGCAAATGACCTGGCACGAAACGCTCGACAGCGCCCGCGACAGGGGCGACAGCGAGGCCCTGCAGCGCCTGGGCGCCGAACTGCGGGCGCAGCTTCATGCCTGCGAGGCTCGGCTGGCCGCCGCGCTCGACGCCGTCAGCCCCGACACGGCCAGTGCCTGCCTGCTCGAATTCGGCTTCCTGCGCCGGCTGCTCGACGCCGTGGTCGAGGCCGACGAGGAGGTACACGTCTGA